A stretch of Microtus pennsylvanicus isolate mMicPen1 chromosome 5, mMicPen1.hap1, whole genome shotgun sequence DNA encodes these proteins:
- the LOC142850254 gene encoding macrophage-expressed gene 1 protein, whose translation MNMAGTVCTMNSFMAMVIIWTMTAHAETDKPLGETVKSGFQTCKDTLKLPVLEVLPGGGWDNLRNIDMGRVMDLTYTTCKTTEDGQYIIPDEVFTIPQKESNLEMNSEILDSWVNYQSTTSFSINTELSLFSKVNGKFSSEFQRMKNLQVKDQAVTTRVQVRNLVYTVKNSPTSELSLGFMKALMDICDQLEKNQTKMATYLAELLVLNYGTHVITSVDAGAALVQEDHIRSSFLLDNQNSKNAVTASAGIAFLNIVNFKLEADYTSQNALTKSYLSNRTNSRMQSMGGVPFYPGITLETWQKGITNHLVAIDREGLPLHFFIKPDKLPGLPGPLVKKLSKTVETAVRHYYTFNTHPGCTNVNSPNFDFQANMDDGSCDEKITNFTFGGVYQECTELSGDALCQYLEQKNLLTGAFSCPSGYTPVHLLSQTHEEGYSRLECKKKCTLKIFCKTVCEDVFRVAKAEFRAYWCAATGQVPENSGLLFGGVFTDKNINPKTNAQSCPAGYIPLRLFENLKVCVSLDYELGYRFSVPFGGFFSCITGNPLINSNASKSAGAPSLKKCPGGFSQHLAVISDGCQVSYCVKAGIFTGGALLPVRLPPYTKPPLMSQAATNTVIVTSSETDRSWIKDPQTNQWKLGEPLELRRAMTVIHGDSSGMSGGEAAGITLAVIVALGLVIALAIYSTRKYKKKEYQAIDERESLVESLATDVSASNREQDPSPA comes from the coding sequence ATGAACATGGCTGGAACTGTCTGCACCATGAACAGTTTCATGGCCATGGTCATCATCTGGACTATGACAGCACATGCAGAAACAGACAAGCCTCTTGGAGAGACAGTTAAGAGTGGATTTCAAACATGCAAGGATACCTTGAAACTACCTGTCTTGGAGGTCCTGCCAGGAGGCGGCTGGGATAATCTGAGGAACATAGACATGGGGCGGGTGATGGACTTGACATACACCACCTGTAAGACCACAGAAGATGGACAGTACATCATCCCCGATGAAGTCTTTACTATTCCTCAGAAAGAGAGCAACCTGGAGATGAACTCAGAAATCCTGGACTCCTGGGTGAATTACCAGAGCACCACCTCATTTTCCATCAACACGGAACTCTCCCTTTTCTCCAAAGTCAACGGCAAGTTCTCTTCTGAGTTCCAAAGGATGAAGAACCTTCAAGTGAAGGACCAAGCTGTAACCACCAGGGTTCAGGTAAGAAACCTGGTCTACACTGTCAAAAATAGCCCAACTTCAGAACTCAGCTTGGGGTTTATGAAAGCACTTATGGACATTTGTGACCAGCTAGAGAAAAACCAGACAAAGATGGCCACCTACCTGGCAGAACTGTTGGTTCTCAACTATGGCACACACGTAATcaccagtgtggatgctggggccGCACTCGTTCAGGAGGACCACATAAGGTCCTCCTTCCTCCTGGACAACCAGAACAGCAAGAATGCAGTgactgcctctgctgggattgcCTTCTTAAACATCGTGAACTTCAAACTTGAGGCGGACTACACCTCCCAGAATGCTTTGACCAAGAGCTATCTTTCTAACAGAACTAACTCCAGGATGCAGAGCATGGGTGGGGTTCCATTCTACCCAGGTATCACCTTAGAAACCTGGCAGAAGGGCATCACTAACCACTTGGTGGCAATAGACCGTGAGGGTTTGCCTCTGCATTTCTTCATCAAGCCTGACAAGCTGCCTGGCTTGCCAGGTCCTTTGGTGAAGAAGCTGTCGAAGACAGTGGAAACTGCTGTGAGACACTATTACACTTTTAACACCCACCCTGGCTGCACAAATGTCAATTCCCCCAACTTCGATTTTCAAGCCAATATGGATGACGGCTCCTGTGATGAGAAAATAACCAACTTCACCTTCGGTGGCGTTTACCAGGAATGCACTGAACTGTCAGGAGATGCTCTCTGCCAATACCTGGAGCAGAAGAATCTGCTCACTGGTGCTTTCTCTTGCCCCTCTGGCTACACCCCTGTCCATTTGCTGTCTCAGACCCATGAGGAGGGTTACAGTCGCCTGGAATGTAAAAAGAAGTGCACCCTCAAAATCTTCTGCAAGacagtgtgtgaagatgtgttccGAGTGGCCAAGGCTGAATTCAGGGCTTATTGGTGTGCAGCCACTGGCCAGGTACCTGAAAACTCAGGACTTCTCTTTGGAGGAGTCTTCACTGACAAAAACATCAACCCCAAGACAAATGCACAGTCATGCCCAGCTGGGTATATTCCACTGAGACTGTTTGAGAACCTCAAGGTATGTGTTTCTCTGGATTATGAGTTGGGGTACAGGTTTTCAGTCCCCTTTGGTGGATTCTTTAGCTGTATAACGGGGAACCCTTTGATTAATTCCAATGCATCCAAAAGCGCAGGGGCACCATCTCTAAAGAAATGTCCTGGGGGCTTCAGTCAACACCTAGCTGTTATCAGTGATGGATGCCAAGTGTCCTACTGTGTCAAGGCTGGCATCTTTACAGGAGGGGCTCTGCTCCCTGTAAGACTCCCGCCTTACACCAAGCCACCCCTCATGAGCCAAGCTGCCACCAACACCGTCATAGTGACCAGTAGCGAGACTGACAGATCCTGGATTAAAGACCCCCAGACCAACCAGTGGAAGCTGGGAGAGCCGCTAGAGCTGCGTAGAGCCATGACAGTTATCCATGGGGACAGCAGTGGTATGTCAGGAGGAGAAGCTGCTGGAATCACCTTGGCAGTCATCGTGGCACTTGGACTTGTCATTGCCTTGGCCATCTATAGTACCCGGAAGTACAAGAAGAAGGAATACCAGGCAATTGATGAGCGAGAGAGTTTGGTTGAAAGTTTAGCCACCGATGTATCGGCCTCCAACAGAGAACAGGATCCCAGTCCAGCTTGA